The following coding sequences lie in one Danio rerio strain Tuebingen ecotype United States chromosome 3, GRCz12tu, whole genome shotgun sequence genomic window:
- the selenow2b gene encoding selenoprotein W, 2b (UGA stop codon recoded as selenocysteine): MVVKVKIEYCGAUGYEPRFQELKREICGNCPDAEVSGFVGRRGCFEIQINDFLVFSKLESGGFPYSEDIIEAVVKAKDGKPEKITRNRKECIIL, translated from the exons ATGGTCGTGAAGGTCAAAATCGAATACTG TGGTGCATGAGGTTACGAGCCTCGCTTCCAGGAGCTGAAGCGAGAAATCTGTGGAAACTGTCCTGATGCTGAGGTGTCCGGCTTCGTGGGCAGGAGAG GATGCTTTGAGATACAGATCAATGACTTTTTGGTTTTCTCAAAGCTGGAGTCAGGTGGTTTCCCTTACAGTGAGGAT ATTATAGAGGCCGTTGTTAAGGCAAAGGATGGGAAGCCTGAAAAGATCACCAGGAACCGTAAAGAGTGCATCATCCTCTAA
- the selenow2a gene encoding selenoprotein W, 2a (UGA stop codon recoded as selenocysteine; The RefSeq protein has 1 substitution compared to this genomic sequence), giving the protein MGVQIKVEYCGGUGYEPRYQELKRVVTAEFTDADVSGFVGRQGSFEIEINGQLIFSKLETSGFPYEDDIMGVIQRAYDGQPVEKITKSQPPCVIL; this is encoded by the exons ATGGGTGTACAAATAAAAGTTGAATATTG TGGTGGATGAGGGTACGAGCCCCGCTATCAGGAGCTCAAGCGGGTCGTCACTGCTGAGTTCACTGATGCGGATGTGAGTGGCTTCGTCGGCCGCCAAG GGAGCTTTGAGATCGAGATCAATGGACAGCTGATTTTCTCAAAGCTGGAAACCAGTGGCTTCCCCTATGAAGATGAT ATCATGGGTGTAATCCAAAGAGCCTATGATGGCCAGCCAGTGGAGAAGATCACCAAGAGCCAACCACCCTGTGTCATCCTCTAA